The Malus sylvestris chromosome 3, drMalSylv7.2, whole genome shotgun sequence genomic sequence AACAATTGCATACTGTAAGTATAATTATCAGAGATTTTAGGGAATGAATTTTCCTTTTATAGTCCGGGATTGGAATTATATTTTGTCTTTTAGCAGTTATTTATTAGAAAGTTTTAATATGTTTTGGCCAAGTTTTAATATTGCATCTGCAAGATTTGCATTTATTCCAATTTAATGGAGTTTAGGATGGCCAGCTGAATTGCAGTAGAATTTAGTGATTGCTAGAACTTAACCCTCTAATAAGTGATTTTCTTGTAGGCACCAGCTGCAACTACTGATGCAAGCTGTGACTCTCTGGTGACAACTCCTCAGCATTCTCTTAGAGATGCTAATAACCCTGCTGGGTAATTTTTTACTGCCAATTGAGTTTCACCTTTCCTAATTCCCTTTGTAAATATTTACTGGCATGTTGATTTTCTTGTATTACATGATCTAATCTTTATTATGCTATTTGGCAGACTCCTATCCATAGCGGAGGAGACCTTGGCAGAGTTCCTATCCAAGGCTACAGGAACTGCTGTCGATTGGGTCCAGATGCCTGGGATGAAGGttgcttcttgtttttgttatttGTGGGAAATGCTCGTTTGTGTATCTTCTCCCTTGTTAAATTTTTGTGCAATCATATGGTATAAATTGTTGTTCATCTTATGCATGCTGAATCATCTTATTCAATTGTTTGCCAGCCTGGTCCGGATTCGGTTGGGATCTTTGCCATTTCACAAAGTTGCAGTGGAGTGGCAGCAAGAGCCTGCGGCCTCGTAAGTTTAGAGCCTACGAAGGTAAGAATGTACATCATTTGATAGTGCTAAATTTTTTTTGCTACATATTTGTATGCGCCTTAGTTTCATGTGACAAGGTACATGAAGCATTTGAATTTGAAGTTAATTATTTATGTACAACAGATTGCAGAGATCCTTAAAGATCGTCCATCTTGGTTCCGGGACTGTCGGAGCCTTGAAGTTTTTACCATGTTTCCTGCTGGAAATGGAGGAACCATAGAACTTATATATACACAGGTGAACAAAAACTGTTGGAAACTTGGAATTTTTTTCCCTGATTATGTTTTACtttctgtttttgtttaaaGGAATAACTAACATTTAATTGTTCCAGACATACGCTCCAACTACTTTGGCTCCTGCAAGGGATTTTTGGACCCTGAGATACACTACAACTCTAGACAATGGCAGTTTTGTGGTAAGCATTCTGGTGTATATTATGTTGTCATACTTCGTGCATACCAGTTTATGACAAATACAACTTTGacttccttctctttttttgtACTCCTGTAAGTAGATACCTAATGTGCtctaaaaatattttgttaTCTATGTTATAAGGTGTGTGAAAGATCTCTTTCCGGTTCTGGCGCTGGCCCAAATCCAGCTTCTGCTTCACAGTTTGTTAGAGGCGCGATGCTTCCTAGTGGTTATCTGATTCGACCATGTGAGGGTGGAGGATCAATCATTCATATTGTTGACCACCTGAATCTTGAGGTATGAATTTCGGATTCTTACTCTCGTAAGTCTCTTAGTTAGAAAAACTCAATTGTTTCGCATCTTATTTCAGGCATGGAGTGTGCCAGAGGTGCTGCGACCGCTTTATGAATCGTCCAAAGTGGTAGCACAAAGAATGACTATTGCGGTGAGTAGTTAATGATTGAGTCATTGACTTGATACTTTCTTCTGTACAGTCAATGTAAAAGTGCTTGATATTCTGATTTCTGTATAAAAAGTGAATTTTCTGAGCTCTCATAATGTGATCAATTTCCTTTATGTCTTTAGACATTAAGTTTTAAGCCCTTTGATATGAACCAAAGGCACCCTGGAAAGTAGAATTTCTCAAGGTAAATTCCATTTATTCTCAAGAATACTGCGGTGTGCTAGTGTTAATAGCACGTTGACTGTAGAATGGAAAGATAAACTAATAAACCCTCCCCTCCCCATCCAACAAAATGCATTAGATATTTTGAGAATAGAAGTACTAACTAAACTTCTTTTATGAAGGCGTTACGGTATATCAGGCAAATAGCTCAGGAAACGAGTGGTGAAGTGGTATATAGTTTGGGCAGGCAGCCAGCTGTTCTGCGAACCTTTAGCCAAAGATTGATCAGGTGGGGTATTATACTTCACTTATTAATCATTTGCTCATTTGATACATCTGTTTGTACAATTGCTTTGTCACCTTTTTCAGTGTTAATAACCACCATCTTTCTATATCagtttgtaaataaaatttattgATATGTCTTCTTGTAGAGGCTTCAATGATGCTGTCAATGGATTCAATGACGATGGATGGTCATTGGTCAACTGTGATGGTGCTGAAGATGTTATAATTACAGTTAATTCAACCAAGAATTTAACTTCTACTTCGAACCATGCCAATTCCCTTGCATTACTTGGAGGTGTTCTTTGTGCAAAGGCTTCCATGTTACTACAAGTAAGTCTGGAATCTGACGACCATCAACTCTAAAAATGATAGTTTCTGTGTTATGATCTAAGATGCCTTTGTTACCTACTCTTCTTGGATCATGAATGAGCATATTTGCTATGTTATCTAATCTTCTTGCATGATGAATGAGGATACATGTCTTTTGAACTCAATTTATGTTTCTTGATACCTAAGATGTTTATGTTTGTCCCGAGTCCCGGACCTATTTTGTAGAGTTTGAGTAGCCTTTTCTGTGTTGGGAAAATAGTAGAATGTCCATGATTCTTCTTTATTGCTTTGTTGTTCTGAGATTAGGCATTGAGCTTTATCCAGAGGGCTGCATTTACAATGATTTTGTGCCGTCTGCATCTCTTAATATTGCTGTCTAATTGGATTAGTGGAAATCAGTGTTAGTTTTGAATGGCTAAGAGCTTATATGCTTTCTCCATCATGTTGTCTAAACCGTAAATTTTAGCTAATGAGAACTTggcatgcatatctttttcaactccaGAATGTTCCCCCAGCTGTTCTCATTCGTTTCTTGAGGGAGCACCGTTCAGAGTGGGCAGATTTCAATGTTGATGCCTACTCTGCCGCATCTTTGAAAGCTGGTTCGTATGCTTATCCTGGGATGAGGCCAACAAGGTTTACTGGGGGACAAATTATCATGCCGCTTGGTCACACAATTGAACAAGAGGAGGTATGCTAATTCAATTagttcatatttttattttacttttgcgAGTAACATCTGAACCTTTGTTGTGAAACATTACATCAACAGGATGATAATTGCAACCACTTTCTGTCATGTTAGAGTGCAAGTATATTCTACAAAGTGCTTCTCatcccccttttcttttcttttttctaactTCTAATTTTGATTCCAGTTGCTTGAAGTTGTTCGACTTGAAGGTCATTCTCTCACTCAAGAGGATGCTTTTGCATCAAGGGACATTCATCTCTTGCAGGTGATTTTTCCTGCTGCTTGTTCAGCTACTGCCGCCCTTGCTACTATCTGTTGGGGTACTATTGTGTACTGATCATACGAAAAAAATGTCTTGTTTCTATTGGCAGATATGTAGTGGAGTTGATGAGAATGCTGCCGGAGCCTGTTCTGAGCTTGTTTTTGCCCCAATTGATGAGATGTTTCCAGATGATGCTCCCTTGCTTCCCTCTGGTTTCCGTATTATCCCATTGGATTCAAAAACAGTTGAGTTTTTTTTGTGCTTCACGTGGGTTTTACCTGTTAATTCAACCAAATGGACATATGCATCAATATTGTCATATAGCCTTCGGGCCATGCTGGACTGCATCTTAATGTGTTTTTTGGGCTCCCCCAACATGCTAATGTCTTGCAATTATGAATACAGAGTGATTCAAGGGCTACTTTGAATACGCATCGAACATTAGATCTGGCATCCAGTCTTGAAGTGGGCTCAACAACGAGCAATGCAGCTGGAGATCTAACTACATTTCACAATACTCGATCAGTATTGACGATTGCCTTCCAGTTTCCGCTTGATAATAGTCTACAAGAGAATGTGGCAAACATGGCACGGCAGTATGTTCGTAGCGTAATTTCATCCGTGCAGAGAGTTGCAATGGCTATATCTCCATCTGGATTGAGTCCGTCTGTGGGACCAAAACTATCTCCCAGCTCTCCAGAAGCTGATACACTGGCTCACTGGATCTGCCAGAGTTACAGGCAAGTTCTTTGTTGAATACTCTAGATTGCATGCATGATTCATCTGTTGGGAAAAACGTACCATATTTGCGCATAATTTCTATTTCTCAAT encodes the following:
- the LOC126616452 gene encoding homeobox-leucine zipper protein REVOLUTA-like — encoded protein: MALVVARHRESSSGSSINKHLDAGKYVRYTSEQVEALERVYAECPKPSSLRRQQLIRECPILSNIEPRQIKVWFQNRRCREKQRKESSRLQIVNRKLSAMNKLLMEENDRLQKQVSQLVCENGYMRQQLHTAPAATTDASCDSLVTTPQHSLRDANNPAGLLSIAEETLAEFLSKATGTAVDWVQMPGMKPGPDSVGIFAISQSCSGVAARACGLVSLEPTKIAEILKDRPSWFRDCRSLEVFTMFPAGNGGTIELIYTQTYAPTTLAPARDFWTLRYTTTLDNGSFVVCERSLSGSGAGPNPASASQFVRGAMLPSGYLIRPCEGGGSIIHIVDHLNLEAWSVPEVLRPLYESSKVVAQRMTIAALRYIRQIAQETSGEVVYSLGRQPAVLRTFSQRLIRGFNDAVNGFNDDGWSLVNCDGAEDVIITVNSTKNLTSTSNHANSLALLGGVLCAKASMLLQNVPPAVLIRFLREHRSEWADFNVDAYSAASLKAGSYAYPGMRPTRFTGGQIIMPLGHTIEQEELLEVVRLEGHSLTQEDAFASRDIHLLQICSGVDENAAGACSELVFAPIDEMFPDDAPLLPSGFRIIPLDSKTSDSRATLNTHRTLDLASSLEVGSTTSNAAGDLTTFHNTRSVLTIAFQFPLDNSLQENVANMARQYVRSVISSVQRVAMAISPSGLSPSVGPKLSPSSPEADTLAHWICQSYSYHVGGELLRPDSFGGGSMLKHLWHHQDAILCCSLRSMPVFTFANQAGLDMLETTLVALQDISLDKIFDEAGRKTLCADFSKLMNQGFAYLPAGICMSTMARHVSYEQAIAWKVLAAEENCVHCLAFSFINWSFV